A section of the Cololabis saira isolate AMF1-May2022 chromosome 16, fColSai1.1, whole genome shotgun sequence genome encodes:
- the ppp2r5ca gene encoding serine/threonine-protein phosphatase 2A 56 kDa regulatory subunit gamma isoform isoform X3 produces the protein MLTCNKSGDRMVVDAPNSNGPFQPVALMHFRDVAPAEQEKLFIQKLRQCCVLFDFLSDPLSDLKWKEVKRAALSEMVEYITHNRNVITEPIYPEVVHMFAVNMFRTLPPSSNPTGAEFDPEEDEPTLEAAWPHLQLVYEFFLRFLESPDFQPNIAKKYIDQKFVMQLLELFDSEDPRERDFLKTTLHRIYGKFLGLRAYIRKQINNIFYRFIYETEHHNGIAELLEILGSIINGFALPLKEEHKIFLLKVLLPLHKVKSLSVYHPQLAYCVVQFLEKDSTLTEPVVMALLKYWPKTHSPKEVMFLNELEEILDVIEPSEFVKVQEPLFRQLAKCVSSPHFQVAERALYYWNNEYIMSLISDNAAKILPIMFPALYRNSKTHWNKTIHGLIYNALKLFMEMNQKLFDDCTQQFRAEKNKEKAKSKEREEAWIKIENLAKSNPQFYIYVDSSDLNSPVAMETDVPLIEDVQRLKKTVEEGATQLQHEQQKQRPMMRRKSELPQDIYTTKALESHRRAEEMLTTRDGL, from the exons ATGTGGCCCCTGCGGAACAGGAGAAGCTCTTCATCCAGAAGCTGCGGCAGTGCTGCGTTCTTTTCGACTTCCTTTCCGACCCCTTGAGTGACCTGAAATGGAAGGAAGTGAAGCGCGCGGCCCTGAGCGAGATGGTGGAGTACATCACCCACAACAGGAATGTCATCACAGAGCCCATCTACCCAGAGGTGGTGCACATG TTTGCTGTGAATATGTTCAGGACGTTGCCTCCATCTTCTAACCCAACTGGAGCTGAGTTCGATCCTGAAGAGGACGAGCCGACTCTTGAAGCTGCCTGGCCCCACCTCCAG CTTGTCTACGAATTTTTTCTTAGGTTTTTAGAATCACCCGACTTCCAGCCTAACATAGCAAAGAAATACATCGACCAGAAGTTTGTTATGCAG CTCCTAGAACTATTTGACAGCGAGGATCCCAGAGAAAGAGACTTCCTGAAAACAACTCTCCACAGGATCTATGGAAAGTTCCTGGGACTGAGAGCGTACATCAGAAAACAGATCAATAACATTTTCTATAG GTTTATCTATGAGACTGAGCACCATAATGGTATAGCTGAACTACTGGAAATACTTGGAAG CATAATCAATGGATTTGCCTTACCACTAAAAGAGGAGCACAAGATTTTCCTATTGAAAGTTTTATTGCCTCTGCACAAAGTTAAATCACTCAGTGTCTATCATCCACAG CTAGCCTACTGTGTGGTGCAGTTTTTGGAAAAGGACAGTACTTTAACCGAGCCG GTGGTTATGGCTCTGCTTAAGTACTGGCCGAAAACCCACAGTCCCAAGGAAGTGATGTTCCTCAATGAGCTGGAGGAGATACTGGATGTCATTGAGCCCTCTGAGTTCGTGAAGGTGCAGGAGCCTCTCTTCAGACAGCTTGCCAAGTGTGTGTCCAGCCCGCACTTCCAG GTGGCAGAGAGAGCGCTGTACTACTGGAACAACGAATACATCATGAGTCTAATCAGCGACAACGCAGCAAAGATCCTGCCGATCATGTTTCCTGCTCTGTACCGCAACTCGAAGACACACTGGAACAA GACCATCCACGGCCTCATCTACAACGCTTTGAAGCTCTTCATGGAGATGAATCAGAAGCTCTTTGATGATTGCACACAGCAATTTAGAGCTGAGAAAAACAA AGAGAAGGCAAAGTCAAAAGAACGTGAAGAGGCTTGGATCAAGATTGAGAACCTTGCCAAATCAAATCCACAG TTCTATATATATGTTGATTCCTCTGACCTCAATAGTCCTGTAGCAATGGAGACGGATGTCCCTTTGATAGAAGATGTTCAGAGGTTAAAAAAGACAGTTGAGGAGGGCGCAACTCAG TTGCAGCATGAACAGCAAAAACAGCGGCCCATGATGCGACGCAAATCTGAGTTGCCTCAGGATATCTACACCACAAAAGCCTTGGAGTCCCACCGCAGAGCTGAAGAAATGTTGACCACCCGCGATGGGCTCTAG
- the ppp2r5ca gene encoding serine/threonine-protein phosphatase 2A 56 kDa regulatory subunit gamma isoform isoform X1 → MLTCNKSGDRMVVDAPNSNGPFQPVALMHFRDVAPAEQEKLFIQKLRQCCVLFDFLSDPLSDLKWKEVKRAALSEMVEYITHNRNVITEPIYPEVVHMFAVNMFRTLPPSSNPTGAEFDPEEDEPTLEAAWPHLQLVYEFFLRFLESPDFQPNIAKKYIDQKFVMQLLELFDSEDPRERDFLKTTLHRIYGKFLGLRAYIRKQINNIFYRFIYETEHHNGIAELLEILGSIINGFALPLKEEHKIFLLKVLLPLHKVKSLSVYHPQLAYCVVQFLEKDSTLTEPVVMALLKYWPKTHSPKEVMFLNELEEILDVIEPSEFVKVQEPLFRQLAKCVSSPHFQVAERALYYWNNEYIMSLISDNAAKILPIMFPALYRNSKTHWNKTIHGLIYNALKLFMEMNQKLFDDCTQQFRAEKNKEKAKSKEREEAWIKIENLAKSNPQLQHEQQKQRPMMRRKSELPQDIYTTKALESHRRAEEMLTTRDGL, encoded by the exons ATGTGGCCCCTGCGGAACAGGAGAAGCTCTTCATCCAGAAGCTGCGGCAGTGCTGCGTTCTTTTCGACTTCCTTTCCGACCCCTTGAGTGACCTGAAATGGAAGGAAGTGAAGCGCGCGGCCCTGAGCGAGATGGTGGAGTACATCACCCACAACAGGAATGTCATCACAGAGCCCATCTACCCAGAGGTGGTGCACATG TTTGCTGTGAATATGTTCAGGACGTTGCCTCCATCTTCTAACCCAACTGGAGCTGAGTTCGATCCTGAAGAGGACGAGCCGACTCTTGAAGCTGCCTGGCCCCACCTCCAG CTTGTCTACGAATTTTTTCTTAGGTTTTTAGAATCACCCGACTTCCAGCCTAACATAGCAAAGAAATACATCGACCAGAAGTTTGTTATGCAG CTCCTAGAACTATTTGACAGCGAGGATCCCAGAGAAAGAGACTTCCTGAAAACAACTCTCCACAGGATCTATGGAAAGTTCCTGGGACTGAGAGCGTACATCAGAAAACAGATCAATAACATTTTCTATAG GTTTATCTATGAGACTGAGCACCATAATGGTATAGCTGAACTACTGGAAATACTTGGAAG CATAATCAATGGATTTGCCTTACCACTAAAAGAGGAGCACAAGATTTTCCTATTGAAAGTTTTATTGCCTCTGCACAAAGTTAAATCACTCAGTGTCTATCATCCACAG CTAGCCTACTGTGTGGTGCAGTTTTTGGAAAAGGACAGTACTTTAACCGAGCCG GTGGTTATGGCTCTGCTTAAGTACTGGCCGAAAACCCACAGTCCCAAGGAAGTGATGTTCCTCAATGAGCTGGAGGAGATACTGGATGTCATTGAGCCCTCTGAGTTCGTGAAGGTGCAGGAGCCTCTCTTCAGACAGCTTGCCAAGTGTGTGTCCAGCCCGCACTTCCAG GTGGCAGAGAGAGCGCTGTACTACTGGAACAACGAATACATCATGAGTCTAATCAGCGACAACGCAGCAAAGATCCTGCCGATCATGTTTCCTGCTCTGTACCGCAACTCGAAGACACACTGGAACAA GACCATCCACGGCCTCATCTACAACGCTTTGAAGCTCTTCATGGAGATGAATCAGAAGCTCTTTGATGATTGCACACAGCAATTTAGAGCTGAGAAAAACAA AGAGAAGGCAAAGTCAAAAGAACGTGAAGAGGCTTGGATCAAGATTGAGAACCTTGCCAAATCAAATCCACAG TTGCAGCATGAACAGCAAAAACAGCGGCCCATGATGCGACGCAAATCTGAGTTGCCTCAGGATATCTACACCACAAAAGCCTTGGAGTCCCACCGCAGAGCTGAAGAAATGTTGACCACCCGCGATGGGCTCTAG
- the ppp2r5ca gene encoding serine/threonine-protein phosphatase 2A 56 kDa regulatory subunit gamma isoform isoform X2, protein MLTCNKSGDRMVVDAPNSNGPFQPVALMHFRDVAPAEQEKLFIQKLRQCCVLFDFLSDPLSDLKWKEVKRAALSEMVEYITHNRNVITEPIYPEVVHMFAVNMFRTLPPSSNPTGAEFDPEEDEPTLEAAWPHLQLVYEFFLRFLESPDFQPNIAKKYIDQKFVMQLLELFDSEDPRERDFLKTTLHRIYGKFLGLRAYIRKQINNIFYRFIYETEHHNGIAELLEILGSIINGFALPLKEEHKIFLLKVLLPLHKVKSLSVYHPQLAYCVVQFLEKDSTLTEPVVMALLKYWPKTHSPKEVMFLNELEEILDVIEPSEFVKVQEPLFRQLAKCVSSPHFQVAERALYYWNNEYIMSLISDNAAKILPIMFPALYRNSKTHWNKTIHGLIYNALKLFMEMNQKLFDDCTQQFRAEKNKEKAKSKEREEAWIKIENLAKSNPQVRVAA, encoded by the exons ATGTGGCCCCTGCGGAACAGGAGAAGCTCTTCATCCAGAAGCTGCGGCAGTGCTGCGTTCTTTTCGACTTCCTTTCCGACCCCTTGAGTGACCTGAAATGGAAGGAAGTGAAGCGCGCGGCCCTGAGCGAGATGGTGGAGTACATCACCCACAACAGGAATGTCATCACAGAGCCCATCTACCCAGAGGTGGTGCACATG TTTGCTGTGAATATGTTCAGGACGTTGCCTCCATCTTCTAACCCAACTGGAGCTGAGTTCGATCCTGAAGAGGACGAGCCGACTCTTGAAGCTGCCTGGCCCCACCTCCAG CTTGTCTACGAATTTTTTCTTAGGTTTTTAGAATCACCCGACTTCCAGCCTAACATAGCAAAGAAATACATCGACCAGAAGTTTGTTATGCAG CTCCTAGAACTATTTGACAGCGAGGATCCCAGAGAAAGAGACTTCCTGAAAACAACTCTCCACAGGATCTATGGAAAGTTCCTGGGACTGAGAGCGTACATCAGAAAACAGATCAATAACATTTTCTATAG GTTTATCTATGAGACTGAGCACCATAATGGTATAGCTGAACTACTGGAAATACTTGGAAG CATAATCAATGGATTTGCCTTACCACTAAAAGAGGAGCACAAGATTTTCCTATTGAAAGTTTTATTGCCTCTGCACAAAGTTAAATCACTCAGTGTCTATCATCCACAG CTAGCCTACTGTGTGGTGCAGTTTTTGGAAAAGGACAGTACTTTAACCGAGCCG GTGGTTATGGCTCTGCTTAAGTACTGGCCGAAAACCCACAGTCCCAAGGAAGTGATGTTCCTCAATGAGCTGGAGGAGATACTGGATGTCATTGAGCCCTCTGAGTTCGTGAAGGTGCAGGAGCCTCTCTTCAGACAGCTTGCCAAGTGTGTGTCCAGCCCGCACTTCCAG GTGGCAGAGAGAGCGCTGTACTACTGGAACAACGAATACATCATGAGTCTAATCAGCGACAACGCAGCAAAGATCCTGCCGATCATGTTTCCTGCTCTGTACCGCAACTCGAAGACACACTGGAACAA GACCATCCACGGCCTCATCTACAACGCTTTGAAGCTCTTCATGGAGATGAATCAGAAGCTCTTTGATGATTGCACACAGCAATTTAGAGCTGAGAAAAACAA AGAGAAGGCAAAGTCAAAAGAACGTGAAGAGGCTTGGATCAAGATTGAGAACCTTGCCAAATCAAATCCACAGGTGAGAG TTGCAGCATGA